The genomic interval TCTTGTCGATGATTGGGATTGTCTTAGAATGCttgtaagaaaaatattaattgactTTTATATATGCATTTATATTGCTTGTTTAATTGCTTGCTAACAAAATTTTATCATGCAGAAAAATACATATGAACATCATTGTGGTGTCTTATCACATTATGGATGGAAATACATGCAAGCCTTTGCTAACATGTGCAATAATGGCATTTCCAAGAAGCAAATGATTGCAGCTGCATCTCAAGCTTGTCATGTGAAGAACGATGTTCCTTAAATTTTACGCATAATTTAGAATTGGTTTGTagtgaattttataaattcaacAGTTGTGAAATTTTTGAAGTATGTTAGGTTTTAATATgagaaattagattttaaattttagtctatatttctttaatcaatttttattaggTTTTGTAGTATTTCTAAACTCTATCTATTTCTAATTTGAACATTTGTGAAATTTTTGAAGTAGGTTaggttttaaattaattttatatttctttaatcaaaacaattttgttccttcttcttcatcagtCTAAAATAGTTCAAAAATAGTAGAAGAAGAAATCTAGAAAAACGTGAAAGTTGGAGAGGTAGAGAGAGGCGACGTGGCGAGAGGAAGAGACACAGCGAATGTCAAGCAGGGCAAGGAAAAGATAGTAATATACGAGAAACTGAAAATCTGATACACGATACGAAAAACTTGTTAAATTACTTTTTAGCAACATTATTGACTCATAAATATTGTCAAgcctaaataaattaaaattattatgaatagttaaataaaaatttaactagaCTGTCTTAtcgtatttaatattttatattttataattagttaaataagatatatttatgtatcgtggaattttttttttagttctgattttatttttaaatcaagtatatgcaattttaatttataaatattcaaactattattaatactaacagagtaattataattattatttttaactatttatttaattggtttcacttttataaaataaaattggatatattacaattttaatttataaacattcaaactattactattattgttaatagtgtaatcataatcattaatctttaactatttaattatttaacaaaaaacatctaaatttagatttttagttttaaaatcgaaatccaaaatttataacgattcggttataaaatattaattatcaatcaattataaatatacatcaaatacaattaattgcaaatctcttttgttttcttatttatgTTCTTTACTTgattaactatatattaaattaattttttacaaacattattgactcatattaatattatcaaacctaaataaattaaaattattattaataattaaataaaaatttaactatattgTCTTATCGTGTTtactattttacattttataattaactaaataagatgcattttatgtttgtggaatttttaaaaaaaattcaattttttttaaaatcggatatattgcaattttaatttacaaaaattaaaactattattaatattaatagagtagttattaatctttaactatttatttaattggtgtcatttttaacaaaataaatcagTCGATACCTATTGAACTCCAGtttctttaacaaaaaaatatcaaattttaatttttagtttaaaaattgaaatttatattttcaaaaccgaaatccaaaatttataacaattcggttacaaaatattaattatcaaacaattatatatatacatcaaatacaataattcaaaatgaataactttaatttcatgtcattaacacaataaaacaacaaattaagtttaataaatttcagaagaaaaaaaaactgaccaaaattcaaatacaaatatttgtatactatatatattcaTCAATATCCAAACtagaaaatcaaaaaaaaaaaaaaaacctcacaTCTCTGCTTTGCGAAACAATTTCAGATGGACTATACTACGCAAACTTAAGATGAACCAATCTCTTTGGACATGATTTTGTTGGATGAAAAGGTATACAATCACAATTATTGaagatttacatttttatttgcatatatatatatatatatatagatcaactttttttttacattttttgttgttgaaaacaAAATGTATTGAATTTTTTACGATGATCACCTCTAACATTATTTTACTTTAACTTACAGAAAACACCTTTGCAAGcaacaatcaagaaagaacatCTCGCGACTTTCAAAAATATGATACAAGAAGGTGATATATACAACATAACAAATCTGAAAATTTCACCGGATGATTCTTACAGACCTATCGTAGGAACAAAGTACCACAACTATTGTAAATAAAATCTAAGACCCACAATTTACCATTCAAAAACATTACTTCGATTTTACTTCCTTCAAATCACTACCACAAAGATTGAGAGATAAAGTCAATCTAACGGATAATAATTCtttcaatacaaattttaatttctaaaatatcaaatatatattatttcgtataacgattttttttttattgcaggATGTTGGACATGAAGAACAAGTTTATGTTGTTGACAAGCCTACAAAAATACTCAGACTAGAAATCAAAATGCATgggtaataatttttaatataaaatacaaaacaatttaACTTCAAAACCTACTaacattattataatttcattgttaaataacatttaacatattatttattttttgctttaATTTTTAGATGTGAAACTATCAAAGTTACTTTATGGGGGAACATAGTTGCTGATTTTCAAAACTTATTTGTTCATCACAAGCTACATGATGGTCCTAAGGTTGTTGCAATAACATCAACAacagttaaaaaatttagaggtctcaacattaatattaatttcattttttactcaaaattcTAATAAATTTCCTATTTTTTATATCGTAATTGTTAGGGCATATTCACTTCTTTATTGTCATTACATATGACTACTCAATCAACTCAACTTCAACAACAAGGATTTATAATAACCTAGACATACCTGAATtcaatatacataaaaatttacatttctattggattttcatataattgaaaataatatctacaatttatatataatttttcaaaaatataggAAAGGGTATTCACAATATTCACAATATGTGCAACTATCAATGACATTGATTACAAATTTGGATGGAATAACATTGGATGTGAAAATTATCTCACAAAACTAATTCAACAAGGCCAACAATACAATTGTCCCTCATGTGACATGACATCAAAGTACATGCACCAAGGTATCACATAAAATTTTACTTTCTCCACCATCATTTTGTTTAAATCATAACTATTACATGATTTTTTATAGGTTCAAGATTCAATTGAGAGTGTCAGATGaaacagcaacaacaacattTACTATGTTTGATAAAGAAACTCAAAAACTCCTGAACACTACAGCAACTCGACTTTTGGAGAAATTGGACAATATAGAAAGATCATCCACTCTACAAAATTTGTGTAACTACAAGCTCATTTTTGAAATAAGATTGTCAGATAAGAACTTGAAAGAAGGACCGCAAACATATACGATCACAAGAACTTTTGTCCCAACCAACATTTTCCTCGATCCAACAAATAGTATCCACATCAAACAGGTATAACATTTAcacaatttaaaacaaaaaaaattttgttttatggaAAATTATTGTCATTTTATTCCTTCAAATAACTATgaaataataaacatatttttatggACAATTAATGCCAGTGTATTCTCTTCCAATAACTAGGAATCCAAGTCACCGCAACCGTCAAGGTCCAACTCAAATGACAAAGAGGATGTAAAACAAAAAGGTAAAATATAAAGAAGTGCACTATAGAGATGAGGATAATGATAAGGACAACTATAGAGATGAAGTTACAATCAAGACAACAgttgcaacaacaacaaaaagatTATGGTCGAGAATATTACATCATCTGAGGAAGAGCCCAACCTTCTGCGTACCTTAAGCggaacaaaaaagaagaaaccaaaagaaaaacaatcgGAAAGTGTAATGAAATTGatcaaacaaaaaatgtaacaccccaaattttataataaattatttcattaattaaatagaattttaaataattgatttagtgttaaaattattttaaaatatatgttgattaattttggaattaattttctttatataggGCCTTTCTATGATCTACTAATTACATATTAGACTAAATGcgtgatataaataaaaaatattatattattttatatatttttataaaaataatactattttagtgtaataatttaaataataagattttaGACAATTTAACGTGTATATGCATGTATCTagtaaatgtgatatttttttgtgaGTTTGAATGATGTTAAGTGTACACATAGTTATACTTCAATTTTTTCTAACtggtttatatttttagttatttagttGATAAATAATCATCTTGAGATGCTAGTACAATTGCAATTGATTtcctatatttttatatctttgttatgatactatgattttatatatatatttattataatttagtaattaatataaagtttatatgttatatttatttgttttataattttgaatactctctgatggtagtattttaatgtgagtatttggatgaaaaaaatatgtaatcatagtaattattttaaatatgagagtcttggttattaatgtattttaaaagattaattattttaatcactttattttataaaatattagtttcaaaatattagtaatattttagtaatggaattttattaaaaaaataatgtattaaagaaattaaattttgaatatgagaattttgagtattaaagtattttaaaagattaataaaataagttattttattttatatgatattagttttgaaatattagtaatattttagaaattaaattgtgtttaatatatatttatatatatattaataaaaattagttttgctaattgttggttttattttgaaaataaaaaataaaagaaatgagtAGAATGTGTTTTATGGATTAACTCCAACTAAAAtccaattattaataataatagtaataataatgataataatNNNNNNNNNNNNNNNNNNNNNNNNNNNNNNNNNNNNNNNNNNNNNNNNNNNNNNNNNNNNNNNNNNNNNNNNNNNNNNNNNNNNNNNNNNNNNNNNTCGTAGACTAGCATCCGCCTCCATTCTTATATCTTCTTGACCTTCTCTCTTCAATTATAACCATTATACCAAGTTTCGTGTAAAACCGAGACCACATTTGTGATCGTTGTGATCTTCTCTTTCATTTCCAACTTGAATCGCAAACTTCTCCATCTTTGGATCAAGATTTCAGCCACCACGACTATCACAAACGAAAACTAAGACCATATTTGGACTCCATGAAACACCCTCTTCTGTTACCTATGCTCGAAATCGCCAATCGTTACGTTTTAAAAAATGGGTTTCCACCATTGTCGCGGCTGTGTTGCCAAACTCCGGCCAACACGTTCATCATCTTGAAAAACTGACAtcatttttggattcctctcgtcgaaaccttcaagaagcactactcatttgtgTGTTTCGGTGAAGTTGATGCCGGACCCTGTCGGCGCCCCAGTACGTCGGTGAGACCTTTTCTAATAACATGTTTCACGACGTTTTAAATATGTTTCTTcgcctaatatttttattaattatataatgctGACTTTTATGCCTCGGGAAAATTATCAGCCATGTTTCATTGACTCTGCAAATTGTCGATGCTTTTGGACTCGTTTGGACGTGTTGTCGACATCTCATGGTTGCTGAAAATCATTATGGTCCTTCTATCTTATGAAAGCGTCAAATTGAGGTATGGGGTGAGAGTGAGTTCGAATGCATGAGtataaattaagtgagatgaacgggaataccgtatttcccacaattcattcggggctcgctacgtatggcagaagccctttgagtaataattgactaatgagcaaacttgaattttgtgaggttaaaatatgaattagaaacttttatag from Cicer arietinum cultivar CDC Frontier isolate Library 1 chromosome 5, Cicar.CDCFrontier_v2.0, whole genome shotgun sequence carries:
- the LOC140920227 gene encoding vacuolar-processing enzyme-like, coding for MDKSKAQIELDDEISHRKHDDQSVYLIWKLLFGEDTTSTMMANLRSVGQPLVDDWDCLRMLKNTYEHHCGVLSHYGWKYMQAFANMCNNGISKKQMIAAASQACHVKNDVP